A window of the Erpetoichthys calabaricus chromosome 10, fErpCal1.3, whole genome shotgun sequence genome harbors these coding sequences:
- the st3gal8 gene encoding ST3 beta-galactoside alpha-2,3-sialyltransferase 8, whose product MLRFYRARAFLGMFSRKMVYSLALGLSSVLLLCSIFSGKELSMDWILRPGDRSCNLVRKPCGCDTCVSERGKCPWFDSHFDNRISPFLSPMTIFTLDTLVWWLNLQNSRENELNPVLQKLFQVVPNTEWTWAPDPARCRRCAVVGNSGHLLHSNLGQLISSHDYVFRMNRGKTRGYEADVGNKTTHHIMYPESAQDLDKGVHLVLLPFKVQDLHWLASALSTGEIKRTYTRVKTKIQTDRDKIVVINPSFFHYVYRNWTNSQGKYPSTGLLAIMLAVHMCDQVSVFGYGADKLGNWHHYWENNTFGGAFRKTGVHNADNEMEIIQKLHDIKKVTFYKEQPKKVERSVRHYA is encoded by the exons ATGCTTCGGTTTTACCGAGCCAGGGCCTTTCTCGGCATGTTTTCCAGAAAGATGGTCTACTCTTTGGCCCTGGGTCTTTCTTCAGTTCTGCTCCTGTGTAGTATCTTCTCAGGTAAAGAGCTCTCTATGGACTGGATACTCCGGCCCGGAGACAGGAGCTGCAATTTGGTCCGTAAGCCCTGCGGTTGTGACACTTGTGTTTCAGAAAGAGGAAAGTGTCCGTGGTTTGATTCACACTTTGACAACAGAATATCACCGTTTCTCAGCCCTATGACCATCTTCACCTTGGACACCCTTGTATGGTGGCTG AATCTGCAAAACTCCAGAGAGAATGAACTAAACCCAGTCCTCCAGAAGCTGTTCCAGGTCGTACCAAACACAGAGTGGACTTGGGCTCCTGATCCAGCACGCTGCAGGAGATGTGCTGTGGTCGGCAATTCCGGACACCTTCTCCATTCAAACCTGGGCCAGTTGATCAGCTCTCATGACTATGTGTTCAG GATGAACCGTGGCAAGACAAGAGGTTATGAGGCTGATGTTGGAAATAAAACAACTCATCATATCATGTACCCAGAGAGTGCACAGGACCTGGACAAAGGTGTCCACTTGGTGCTGCTGCCATTCAAAGTGCAGGACCTTCACTGGCTGGCAAGTGCCTTGTCCACTGGGGAGATCAAGAG GACATACACCAGGGTGAAAACGAAGATCCAGACTGATAGAGACAAG aTTGTGGTCATAAATCCGTCCTTCTTCCATTATGTGTATCGCAACTGGACCAACAGTCAAGGAAAGTACCCCTCTACAGGACTGCTGGCCATAATGTTGGCTGTGCACATGTGTGATCAG GTTTCTGTGTTTGGCTATGGAGCGGACAAATTGGGAAACTGGCACCACTACTGGGAGAACAACACATTTGGGGGTGCTTTTCGTAAGACAGGAGTTCACAACGCTGACAATGAGATGGAGATCATTCAGAAACTTCATGACATCAAAAAGGTTACGTTTTACAAGGAACAGCCAAAGAAAGTGGAACGCAGCGTTAGGCATTATGCCTGA